GCCTGCTTCTTTTAGTTCAACGGCTAAATTAAGTCCCGTCTGTCCTCCCAAGGTAGGAAGCAGACCATCGGGTCTCTCTTTTTCAATAATATATGTCAGTGCTTCTACATTTAATGGCTGTATATAGACTTTATCCGCCATATGATCATCGGTCATAATGGTGGCCGGATTGCTGTTGACCAAAACGACTTCTATATTTTCTTCTTTTAATGCTTTGCAGGCTTGGGTTCCTGCATAATCGAACTCAGCTGCTTGACCTATGATAATCGGACCTGAACCGATTACCATTACCTTTTTCAAACTTGTATTTTTAGGCATTGTCTCCCTCCTCATCTAGTAAGCTCATCCATTGCTTAAAAATAACATTGGCATCGCTTGGTCCCGGTCCTGCTTCTGGGTGAAATTGAACCCCATAAACATTTAATTGTTTATTACAGAAACCTTCTACGGTCAAATCATTAACATTAATATGGGTGATTTCAATGTCCTTTGTAACTTTATTGCTATTTATGGCATAGCCGTGATTTTGAGCAGTAATCATAACCTTATTGGTCCTAAGATCTAATACGGGGTGATTGCCTCCCCTATGGCCAAATTTCAACTTATATGTGTCTCCTCCTAAAGCCAGAGCGAGAATTTGCTGTCCCAGGCATATTCCAAAAAGAGGGATTTTTCCAATTAACTGTTCTGCAGTATGAATAGCATACTTTGCATCTTTGGGATCCCCCGGTCCGTTAGAAAAAAGAACAGCATCTAAATCATAACTAAGAAGTTTTTCATAAGTGGTATCCCAGGGAAAAATAGTTAATGAACATCCAAGTGCTTCGATGTGATGACTGATTCCTCTTTTTAAACCTAAATCTACAATTCCTATATGCTTTCCTTCTCCTGCTATATGTTTGATTTCACGGGTTGATACTTGTTCTACTGTATTTGTTGGAAATGAATAGTGTTTTAGTTGTTCTTTTAAATTATCTGTAATCTCTTCTGTAGTTAACAAACACTTCATGGTCCCTTGATTTCGAATTTTCTTTGTTAACATCCTTGTATCTACATCAGAAACTGCAAAAACCCCTTGTTCTTTTAAATAATCGGATAAATTGCCTTGACTCATCCAATTGCTTTCAAACTTTGCATTCTCTTTTACAATAAATCCGCTTACTTGTACCTTGTCAGATTCTACATCTTTTTCATTGATTCCATAATTGCCTATAAGCGGATATGTCATAACAACTATCTGACCTGCATAAGACGGATCGGTTAGCGTTTCTTGATAACCGGTCATAGATGTATTAAATACGATTTCTCCTAATACGGTTTTCGTATCACCAAATGCTTTTCCCGTTAAAACGGTTCCATCTTCTAACAAAATATGAGCGTTCATTTCAAGCCTCCTTTAATGATTCTTCTAATATATATAAAGCTTTATCTATTTCCGCTTGATTGACGGTTAACGGTGGAACAAACCTAATAACATTGGTCCCTGCCCCTACAAGAAGTAAGCCTTTTTCTATACAAGCTTTAATGATATCTCCTGCTGGAACGGATAGTTCTATACCTTGGAGCAGTCCAATGCCTCTTACGTCAGAAATCACTTCATATTTTTCTTTTAAGAATTCCAGTTTTTCTCTTAGGTATTTGCCCTGCTCTTTCACGTTTTTTAAAATTCCCTTACTAAGCAAAGCATTCAGTACCACCTTTGCAGCGGTGCATGCTGCAGGATTTCCTCCGAAGGTTGAAGCATGATCTCCCGGCTTAAAAGCTGCTGCAGCTTTTTCGGTGGCCATCATTGCTCCTATTGGGAATCCCCCTCCCAGTCCTTTGGCAAGGGCAATGACATCTGGAGGAATTTCATATGCCTGATAGGCAAACAAATTGCCCGTACGCCCTATGCCACATTGAACTTCATCATAGATAAGCAAAATGTCTTTTTCTGTGCAGAGTTCTCTTATTTTCGCTAAAAATTCTTTTTCAGCCGGAAGGATTCCACCTTCTCCCTGAACAGGTTCAAGAAGAATGGCACAGGTTTTCTCTGAAACCAATTCTTTTACCGACTCAAAATCATTGTAATTTCCATAAACAATGCCCTCTAGTAAAGGATGTAGGCCTATTTGATATTTTTCCTGGCCCGTTGCAGTGATGGCACCCATAGTTCTCCCATGGAAAGACTGTTTCATCGTGATAATTTCGTAGCAATGCTCTCCATGAGCCATTTTGCCATACTTTCGCGCCAATTTTATACAGCTTTCAATGGCTTCAGCACCGCTATTACAAAAGAATACTTTGTCAAAAACACTATTTTCTATTAAAATTTCTGCTGCTTCGATTCCTGGTATATTCCAATACAGATTTGAGCAGTGCATCATTTTCTTCATCTGTTGGTATAAAGCTTCCGTTAAATCTTCATCTCCATATCCTAAAGCATTTACAGCAATTCCTCCGACAAAATCCAGATACTCTTTGCCGTTAACGTCTTTCACAAAACTTCCTTTACCTTCACTTAATACAATAGGAAATCTATTATATGTATTCATAACGACCTTTTGGCCCCGTTCGATCCATTGCCCCTGTAACATCTTTCTCTCCCCTTTATATTGAAGTTTGAATTTATTTATAATTGATATTTTTATAATTATACATCTAAATGTTTTTTTATGCAATAAATATCGATTAATTATTCATCAAATTATATTATTCTGTATAATTATAAATCCCTGGGATAAATGGTTCTATCCCAGGGATTTATGGTTCATTATGTGCTTCTATCCAGTTCAGTATATCTTTATAGACTTCATATTTATTAATTTCATTCAGCATTTCATGCCTTCCATTTGCATAAATTTTAATGGATACGTCTTTAATGTCAGCTTTTTTATATTGATTATATACTTCTAATACGCCTTTGGAGTAATTTCCTACAGGGTCCATCTCACCGGAAAAAATATAAATCGGCAGTTCTTTAGAAACTTTATTAATGTTTTGCTGAGCATTAACTTTTCTGGTACCTTTGATTAAATCATGGAAAAATGAAGTTGTAAACACCCCTCCGCAGAGAGGATCTTTAATATATTTATCCACTTCTTCTTCATCTCTCGAGAGCCAGTCGAAATGGGTTTTTGCCGGTTCAAATGGATCATTAAAAGCTTCAAAGGATAATTTATACATAAGAGGACTAGGTGCCTTAGGCCCCTTAATCTTCATTTCAAGACGAACAAACATCTGTCCGAACATTCCTCGGATTCCTAAGCTTCCACTTGTTCCAGACAATATGACCCCTTTTACCCTATCCCCATACCTCATAATATAGTCTCTTGAAAGCAGAGAACCCATGCTGTGTCCAAATAGGAAAATGGGCAAATGAGGATGGTTTTTTCTAATGATATTGGTGAGATGAGCCATATCCGATACAACCTTTTCCCAACCATGTTGATCCGAAAAATATCCTCTTTGATTGGCTATTTCCCCAGTTCTTCCATGACCCCTATGGTCATTGCCATAAACGATGTATCCATGATCCCCAAGGTATTTTGCAAATTCCTCATAGCGTCCGATATGCTCACCCATACCATGGGCAATTTGCACAACCCCTTTTAATGGTACATTATCGTTTGTCCAACAACAGCCATAG
The genomic region above belongs to Defluviitalea saccharophila and contains:
- the carA gene encoding glutamine-hydrolyzing carbamoyl-phosphate synthase small subunit; amino-acid sequence: MNAHILLEDGTVLTGKAFGDTKTVLGEIVFNTSMTGYQETLTDPSYAGQIVVMTYPLIGNYGINEKDVESDKVQVSGFIVKENAKFESNWMSQGNLSDYLKEQGVFAVSDVDTRMLTKKIRNQGTMKCLLTTEEITDNLKEQLKHYSFPTNTVEQVSTREIKHIAGEGKHIGIVDLGLKRGISHHIEALGCSLTIFPWDTTYEKLLSYDLDAVLFSNGPGDPKDAKYAIHTAEQLIGKIPLFGICLGQQILALALGGDTYKLKFGHRGGNHPVLDLRTNKVMITAQNHGYAINSNKVTKDIEITHINVNDLTVEGFCNKQLNVYGVQFHPEAGPGPSDANVIFKQWMSLLDEEGDNA
- a CDS encoding aspartate aminotransferase family protein, with protein sequence MLQGQWIERGQKVVMNTYNRFPIVLSEGKGSFVKDVNGKEYLDFVGGIAVNALGYGDEDLTEALYQQMKKMMHCSNLYWNIPGIEAAEILIENSVFDKVFFCNSGAEAIESCIKLARKYGKMAHGEHCYEIITMKQSFHGRTMGAITATGQEKYQIGLHPLLEGIVYGNYNDFESVKELVSEKTCAILLEPVQGEGGILPAEKEFLAKIRELCTEKDILLIYDEVQCGIGRTGNLFAYQAYEIPPDVIALAKGLGGGFPIGAMMATEKAAAAFKPGDHASTFGGNPAACTAAKVVLNALLSKGILKNVKEQGKYLREKLEFLKEKYEVISDVRGIGLLQGIELSVPAGDIIKACIEKGLLLVGAGTNVIRFVPPLTVNQAEIDKALYILEESLKEA
- a CDS encoding alpha/beta hydrolase, translating into MNKTNFSYKSKDNIKIYGCCWTNDNVPLKGVVQIAHGMGEHIGRYEEFAKYLGDHGYIVYGNDHRGHGRTGEIANQRGYFSDQHGWEKVVSDMAHLTNIIRKNHPHLPIFLFGHSMGSLLSRDYIMRYGDRVKGVILSGTSGSLGIRGMFGQMFVRLEMKIKGPKAPSPLMYKLSFEAFNDPFEPAKTHFDWLSRDEEEVDKYIKDPLCGGVFTTSFFHDLIKGTRKVNAQQNINKVSKELPIYIFSGEMDPVGNYSKGVLEVYNQYKKADIKDVSIKIYANGRHEMLNEINKYEVYKDILNWIEAHNEP